DNA from Hippoglossus hippoglossus isolate fHipHip1 chromosome 1, fHipHip1.pri, whole genome shotgun sequence:
TGATTTATGGGGCCCTCAAGGATCCTGACAGCGCCTTGTAGTGACAAAGTGAAAGTTACCAGATCTCTGCTTAGAAGAAAACCTCAGAAGTAAGTTTGAACTTCAGCCAATAACAAAAcggtttcattaaaaaaaaaaaaatcaatcagctAATCTCTCCGCATGTTTAAAATTAGCACGTCCGTCCTGCGGTGCAATCAGTGATCAGACTCGCGGTTGGAGCGGCGTCCGTTTCACGAGGCTGACGAGACAAAGTCTTTGAGTGACTCCCTCCTTCaactcctctctgcagctcatttAGCGAAGGAATGAGAGCTACTCAAAGCTAAACTCAGATCCCATTAAGATTTAATCAAGCCTGCGGGAACGAGGGAAGATTGGACAAAGGATCTGTGCATGAACCTTTTATCTGTCTATTTCAATACACCTCTCACTTTCTACGTCCCTGTTAGATAAAGAGACGTTCAGTTACAATCGATGCAAATCCTGGAACGTTCAGAACGCAGTTGCGGGCGACCACAGACAAACACGttcttctttcatttattttttaatgaaacaccAAATGcacacacttttatttcacatgctCTCCATTAACACAGTGCAAAACTGggaaagagagagcgacagagagaggtagatggagagaaggagagatgaaagagagagtcACAGCATAATGGAATTGTGATTTTCCAAGGTACGAAGAAAGCGAATCCAATATCATAAATAGGACAGTTTGAACCCAGTTCAATGCCGTGCTGTGTTACCTCTGCTGTGAGGACAACAGTGTGATTAGCAGTTCATGCTATATTCACCACCTCTGTGTCTTGGACACAACTGGAAGCAGCCTGAGGGTAGATTGGATCTTGTTGTCTGTGTGCAtgcgtctgtgtgcgtctgtgtttctgtgcatttcAGCTCTTTAACCTTTTGAGCTTTTTTAACGTCCTGTTTTAGTCCTTTACTCAACGAGGCATGAGCTGGTCGGGATCTCTGGTGAAAACAGATTCactcttgttttcctctgtgtctaGTCAGTGTGATAATCGTGTGATGAAAATGGAAACTTTCAGTTCGCCAAAAACTCTTTATGTCTTCGATAAAGAGATAGTTTTGATTAATTGTCTCTGATGTTTCTGCCGATCCATTTCAATTGAGGTAAACAGGATTGTGTTTAATTTCACCTTCCCTCCGTCCACTATCTATGCTGCTTATCCtcggggctggagccaatcccagctgacatcggTCAAAGCCGGTCGGCAGCTTAGAGGCCTGACTCAAGCTGTCCGAGTCAGTCGCTTCCAGGTAAAATGTctaagtgagcccatgtgagaacacggAAGGAAAATGTCCTGCGAGCCAGTGAgagtgttgatgatgttttctaACATGCGATGgatggaaaagtgaaaaaactaagaaaaagaACTCAAATATCTCAGTATAGAAAACAGATGCCACGCACGTAGAAGATGCAGAGGAaggtgatgagggccgacgccagtgtcaatgtgctATTAACAAAAACTTAGTAGTAtcagaatttatacatcatgtcgTACCCAGACACCACCCCATGGCTAACtgattgtgtttcctgttgtgaatgcatctgacctGGGTCATCTCCTCCTGCATTCGTCATATGTGAATggaaaactccagaaaatgtccagacaagATATTTTGGGATATTTTCTACTTACTTGTCGGTTATGGAGAAGAATAACCACTTCACCACAGTCCTGCAACTTTCTCAACTGAGGAAACTGTGGACAAGGGCTAAGTATTACCCAAACCACAGATACGCTTGTAACGGATCTCTGATCTGTTTAATGGATTAAATAGTTGGAGAAACAGCAGAGTAGCAATATGAGGAGGAACTTAATAGTGTAGATAAAATCAactatatactttatatatagtgtatatcTAGTTTATAGACATTTATCTCCCATTGAACGACAATAGCCAGCAATATTGTGAATGGCAGATTCCAATGAACAGGAGGATTAACATTTCCAATACCGTCAGCTTTAGAGATGTGCTGTGTGGCAGCAGATGCTAAGCTTCAAGGACACACACAATGTGTTATGGTGACTAACATTAAATGCAAAGGCGATTTCATTAAAAGGAAATCCCACACGGCAGCTTCAAGTGGCATATTCCTTCAACTGGAATGAAAAACCACAACTCCTCAGACTGTCAATGACGTCGGTGGATGTCATTCACTGTTAATTGGTtggagcaaataaaaaaaaaacacccactcaCCACGTGAACAAAGTGGGAATGAGATTGAAATGAGATGGTCTGATTATCAGGCAAAAACCCCTGATTATACAGCGACACTCACGTCGTTTAAATGAGACACACTCTGCTCATATATAGATCCATAACTTTAATTTGGGTTAtaacttgaaaaggtttacaagctccaatgttcagaaaacacatccctttcctcaaactgtccatcgctgcagctcctcttttcagcctctgtctgaaacacttggttttagttcctgtctctttaagccccaccccctgataaagcccagtctgccctgattggtcagctggtccactctgttgtgattggtcagttgCTTCCAGCACATGTAGGAaatcatgtgacatgtgacaggAGCAGCGTTTCTTATGGAGAGAAGAGCTtcctttactttactttactttactttactttactttactttactcagggttttttaactttgcagaactttgaCATGCACAAAAAAACCTGAACAGACTTAagggaagaaaaactgaaaagcatcCCGTGTttcctttaatttaaaaatcaataatgGAATCCTGAGAGTGCCGCGGAGAAAATCACATCCAAGGGACggcttcagaaaaaaaaaacagagacataATCTTCACGCCTGATtaaaaaacatgagaaaactagggtctttatttctttaatttttttggTGAACTGATTCTTAACACTTCCTTTGATCGAGGTAATCTTGCTTCTCTTGGAGGCATTCAGAAAATCACACCAACCTGAAAAGTTGCAATATCACAAGGATATTATGTGAAAATCAAAACTGGTCACTGTGCTCTgaggtttttcattttctgcctcacacactgtgtttttcttattccCCCACATATCATCTGTATGACTGCACACGTGAACAACAGGCACATCGCATTGTGACAAAGAGCTTTACATTTCCTTTCCGGAGCAAATACAACCAATGACAATCACACTTTTACATCCCGCTGGGTAATTGTTCTGAAGCAAATGTGACGTAGCAGCTTCATCGCTCGTGATATGACTCAACTATAATAGTGCATTGCTGCAATCCATCCTTCTTACTGGTGCGTTGTAGCCCAGGGCTAAATAGCACTGCAACCCTTCCCCTGCAGCGCTCACTCCATCTCCGCTGCCTCTACCGGCCTTCAAAGGCCTCATCAGTGCAAACACTGGCGCTGGGTCCCCTGTGCTTTAGGTGATACGAAGAGCGACTAcgcagaaagagggagagagtccGCCATGTCAGTTCATCCTCAAGTCAAACAATGGCTTTTCGCAAGAGACTGACCTACACGTCAACGGCAAACTGTGAAtctgtggagctgtgtgtgtttttgctgccTGCGCGACCAAAAGAGAAGGACAAATTCCTGCCTTCCTCCCTGATGCATCCGATAATCCGCAGCTTTCACAGGCTGGTCATATCGGTTATTTCATCCTCATTGTCTCCTACCAGAGAGTAGGTCTCTGATGGTTTTCTTTTGTACTGCCCAGTAAAACAGAGAGCGTCTCTTCCCATGGTGATGGTGTCTCTCTTATCAGCCGTCAGACAATGTATTCTGTCTCCGGAATGACTCCTCAGAGGCAGCACATCTATTTCCAACGACTCGATTTGTAAAGTTAATGATCCTGCGTTCTCATTCACTGAGTGTCTTCTTGTGGGCAGGAACTCTGCCCTTTGTATGGAGTGCTGGAGCGTGTGGAGCTGGCAGGGGAACAAGGAGCTGTCCCACAGACTGGGACTGGATCGACACCAGTCCGAGATGCTGTGGTCGGATCCTGCTCGGCTGTCTGAACTGTCTCTGACCCTCTGCCCCAGCCCCTGGCCTCGAGCCAAGCTCAACAGCCTGGGGATTGTCACCATTGATGCAGACgctgcaacagcagcagcagaaatatgGCGGTGCTCAGCGGCAGTCACTTTGGTGTCTTTAATCACTGCGGCAGAGGACACCactgcagcagtggtggagaACGAGGAGGAGCCAAAGATAGCGGCGACCTTCTGGTAGTATCGTGTCCGTATGACCCTCGCTGAGCGATACAGATCTCCAATGAAACAGTAACAGATGGGGTTAAGGCTGGAGTTTGTCAGGCCCAGCCACTGGGCGAACGGCCGCGTCTGCAGCAGCCAAGAGGGCGGCCTCTGCTCGCAGTCGATCCAAAGGTCGGCCAAGTACAGCGGCAGCCAGGAGATGGCGAACAGCAGCACCAGGCACACCACCATCTTGGCGATCTTCTGCCGAGTCTTGAGGCGCGAGGTGTGCAGAGCTTGGCTGCGAGGATCGAGATCCCCGAAGGTGGATTTCTTTCCTCCCCAAAGCCGCCTCCCGGTCAGGAAGCCTATGctgaggttaaaggtcactgGCAAGCAGTAGAGCATCATGAACAGTAGCACATTGTATCTGTAGGAGAAAAGGTAGGTATTAACAATCAGATATCAATTTCTAAAAAGATACTCTTGAAATCTATCATCTTTTCAGCTAAAATGTCTctattatatcatttaaaaaacactcatGGCTGACTCTCTCCAAACTGGGGAGGCAATGATAATATTTGTATTACACTAACAACATGCTCCATTTGAAATTATGGATTCGCTGTATAGTCTTCAGTGACCCAATGGGCTCTTTGAAAGACTGTTCAATTTGCTCCGGTTTTCATCAACACAAAGCAAGAATCTCTGTGACGATGTAAAACCCATCAGAACTGTCTTTGAATTCCCAAGAGAACTGGGTTTGAGGGTCTCTGTAGAAAAACACTATTTCTTACACTTTGCAGTGATTCACAGACAATGAAGCTGTAACAGCTCAAAGACAAGTGCAGACTCTACACAATAAGAGTCTTTCTGAGCTGTTTAACAAGTCGTGATTAAGGAAAACAAGACACTGAGATACAAAGCGAAAGGGAATAAAAATGCTCAGTCTCTCAACCTGGGGGAGACAATAGTGCTTAATTTGACAGCCTGAGCTCACTGACTTGAAAGGCAAGTACATTCTTATAGAACAACTCTCGCCCGCTTCACGTAACCTCACATCTTGTTTGGCACGTTGTTCTCAAACGCAATGCGAAATACTACACATGACAGCCAGCTGACGGACGGCCTGCGTGTAAGTTCTCCGCCAGACGTGACAGGTTAGACGTAGTATAGGTGTGTCAAggcaaaaacaatgaaataaaaatatgtctCGCACGAGTTTGAGTTATCGTTGTTCTGGTGCCCGGTGTCGAtctgagtgtttttattttcttgaggAGAGTAAACAGTAAAGGAGAAGACACTTTGAAAGGATGAAATCAcagctcgcccccccccccccccccccccccccgcccccgtctctgcctcctccaaTTCAACAAGCTCGATCGTTCACTAAGAGGTAATTATTGCCAATGGAGCGGAACAACACAGAAACTAATACTCATTTCATACTCAACCACAGCTCAAGATCA
Protein-coding regions in this window:
- the LOC117770383 gene encoding prolactin-releasing peptide receptor-like; the protein is MDLPQDQRSDWGSVHPSVSSLLQHDGSQQSINHTYNLHGSLMLPPTFSTPMAPLHQPLPSLLPSSFIPYSALIPSPLLSTISPLSFRQTSSSVDQPSSSSSLLSASTFSSNDLANLESMLLWTLHEPSTIALTIMYCLSFILGFIGNLMSLRVLTNRHNRRLASVSATRSLLVNLAVCDLAVVCVCMPITLGSQIYTAWVYGDLLCRAVPFTQAVSVSASVLTLTVISVNRYYSVQSPLRARSMFTRRRILATVAVVWVVSSIMCAPIAVMNRRREISFGTFAILVCQEEWPQHRLKQGYNVLLFMMLYCLPVTFNLSIGFLTGRRLWGGKKSTFGDLDPRSQALHTSRLKTRQKIAKMVVCLVLLFAISWLPLYLADLWIDCEQRPPSWLLQTRPFAQWLGLTNSSLNPICYCFIGDLYRSARVIRTRYYQKVAAIFGSSSFSTTAAVVSSAAVIKDTKVTAAEHRHISAAAVAASASMVTIPRLLSLARGQGLGQRVRDSSDSRAGSDHSISDWCRSSPSLWDSSLFPCQLHTLQHSIQRAEFLPTRRHSVNENAGSLTLQIESLEIDVLPLRSHSGDRIHCLTADKRDTITMGRDALCFTGQYKRKPSETYSLVGDNEDEITDMTSL